A genomic segment from Spinacia oleracea cultivar Varoflay chromosome 3, BTI_SOV_V1, whole genome shotgun sequence encodes:
- the LOC110786722 gene encoding uncharacterized protein encodes MADTRGTLAPPVNNGGNQIRDVSPNSVILTFESNFSSLFSSASASVDRCSFASDIAQDHDSLSSSEVSQNLSGNGSSDLSSNGRYLSKRVEKPKVHKGENNKTVHNHLDHEFEPLDSARNSFSQALKECQERRSRSEAVNKKSDRRRPASLDLNNSLAANVVTTSTSPRFGGVMKKASVTPRISGNFPSPGTPNYRHGSVGIAKGWSSERVPLPCNGNNRRQIGAALLPLSNNMRGLPSKWEDAERWIISPVSGDGVGRTSSSSSSYQQPVRRPKSKSGPLGPPGVAYYSLYSPAVPMYEGGNMSSHMAGSPFSAGTMLGDSWSFRVGNESRAFTNNLEPCIARSASVHGCTDVVCQPSLTSSQGERVDRVKDAATDVCRAVSRRDMATQMSPEGSCHSSPRRSSFSQSTPSILPIVEMQSFSSTKPEVRDVQIDERVTVTRWSKKYRARNPVKGSEDVDEWKLKEVEPRSSAWEASETVKSLSKARRDEAKISAWENLQKAKAEAAIRKLEMRLEKKRSSSMDKIMKKLRSAQKKAQDMRSSILANQTFQVSKTRNNKLSFKTRQIGSLSGCFTCHAF; translated from the exons ATGGCGGACACCAGAGGAACTTTAGCTCCACCTGTCAACAATGGCGGAAACCAAATTCGAGATGTGAGTCCTAACTCAGTCATTCTTACTTTTGAGTCCAACTTCAGTAGCCTCTTCTCTTCCGCTTCGGCTAGCGTCGATCGTTGCTCCTTCGCTTCTGACATTGCTCAAGATCACGACTCTCTTTCATCCTCCGAAGTTTCTCAG AATTTGAGTGGAAACGGAAGTTCAGATCTGAGCAGCAATGGCAGATACCTAAGCAAAAGAGTTGAAAAACCTAAAG TTCACAAGGGAGAAAACAACAAAACTGTACACAATCATCTTGATCATGAATTTGAACCTTTAGATTCTGCAAGAAACTCCTTTTCACAAGCTCTTAAAG AGTGTCAGGAGAGGAGATCTAGATCTGAAGCTGTTAATAAGAAATCGGACCGGCGAAGACCGGCTTCATTGGATCTTAATAACTCATTAGCTGCCAATGTGGTGACGACTTCCACGTCGCCAAGGTTTGGTGGAGTTATGAAGAAAGCTTCGGTTACGCCTCGAATATCGGGGAATTTTCCGAGTCCGGGGACACCGAATTATCGGCATGGGAGTGTTGGGATTGCCAAAGGATGGAGCTCTGAGAGAGTTCCGTTGCCTTGTAATGGTAATAATAGAAGGCAAATTGGTGCTGCATTGTTGCCATTAAGTAATAATATGAGGGGGTTGCCTTCCAAATGGGAAGATGCGGAGAGGTGGATTATTAGTCCTGTTTCAGGGGACGGTGTTGGGAGGACTTCGTCATCTTCATCGTCGTATCAGCAGCCAGTGAGGCGGCCCAAGTCGAAGAGTGGACCGCTTGGGCCACCTGGGGTTGCCTATTATTCATTGTATTCACCTGCTGTTCCCATGTATGAAGGTGGCAACATGAGCAGTCATATGGCAGGATCTCCTTTCTCAGCAGGAACTATGCTAGGAGATAGTTGGTCCTTTCGTGTGGGTAACGAAAGTAGAGCTTTTACCAATAACTTGGAGCCTTGTATAGCCCGTTCTGCTAGTGTACATGGTTGCACTGATGTTGTCTGTCAACCATCTCTGACCAGCTCTCAAG GTGAAAGAGTTGATCGTGTGAAGGATGCTGCGACCGACGTGTGTCGTGCTGTTTCTAGAAGGGATATGGCAACCCAGATGAGTCCTGAAGGTAGCTGTCACTCCTCTCCTAGAAGGTCTTCTTTCTCCCAATCTACCCCTTCCATCCTACCAATCGTGGAGATGCAGAGTTTTAGTTCCACAAAACCAGAAGTGAGGGATGTTCAGATTGATGAACGAGTCACTGTCACACGATGGTCCAAGAAATATAGGGCGCGCAATCCAGTTAAAGGGTCTGAAGATGTGGATGAATGGAAATTGAAAGAAGTAGAGCCTCGTTCTTCTGCTTGGGAAGCGTCAGAGACAGTAAAGAGCCTTTCAAA GGCCAGAAGAGATGAAGCTAAAATCTCAGCATGGGAAAATCTGCAGAAGGCCAAAGCTGAGGCAGCCATACGAAAACTTGAG ATGAGGCTGGAAAAGAAGAGATCATCGTCGATGGATAAAATTATGAAGAAGTTGAGATCTGCTCAGAAGAAAGCTCAGGATATGAGGAGCTCAATATTAGCGAATCAGACGTTTCAGGTGTCCAAAACCAGAAATAATAAGTTGTCTTTTAAGACTCGTCAAATAGGTTCCCTCAGCGGTTGTTTTACATGCCATGCTTTCTAA